The Helianthus annuus cultivar XRQ/B chromosome 16, HanXRQr2.0-SUNRISE, whole genome shotgun sequence genome includes a window with the following:
- the LOC110917318 gene encoding uncharacterized mitochondrial protein AtMg00810-like has product MSSLASEFAMKDLGPLSYFLGLHVTRTANAMFLSQQSYAKDIIARAGMQSCNSVATPVDTKPKLSTTSSSPFDNPTLYRSLVGALQYLTFTRPDITYAIQQICVHMHAPTIDDWNALKRVIRYLQGTSSYGLTLSPCTLVSLRAYTDADWAGCPDTRRSTSGYCVYMGPNLLSWSSKRQSTVSRSSAEAEYRAVANVAAEICWLRNLLLELHHPLRTASLVYCDNISAIYLSGNPVQHQRTKHIELDIHFVREQVQRGRVRILHTPTRFQIADIFTKGLPKVLFDDFRSSLNIRPPLASTAGV; this is encoded by the coding sequence aTGTCATCTCTCGCCTCCGAGTTTGCTATGAAAGACCTTGGCCCGCTCAGTTATTTCTTGGGACTTCATGTTACTCGAACTGCCAACGCCATGTTCTTATCCCAGCAATCGTATGCCAAAGACATTATTGCTCGAGCAGGTATGCAATCATGTAACTCAGTTGCTACCCCCGTTGACACTAAACCTAAGCTCAGCACCACGTCCAGTTCACCATTTGATAACCCAACATTATATCGTAGCTTGGTTGGGGCTCTTCAATACCTCACTTTTACAAGACCTGATATCACATATGCGATTCAGCAGATATGTGTTCACATGCATGCCCCGACTATCGATGATTGGAACGCTCTCAAGCGTGTTATTCGTTATCTTCAGGGTACTTCCTCATATGGCCTCACACTGTCACCATGCACCCTCGTTTCTCTTCGGGCGTATACTGATGCTGATTGGGCAGGCTGTCCAGACACACGGCGATCCACTTCTGGTTATTGCGTCTACATGGGTCCTAATCTTCTTTCCTGGTCCTCTAAACGGCAGTCCACCGTTTCTCGCTCCAGTGCTGAAGCTGAATATAGAGCTGTCGCTAATGTAGCTGCTGAAATTTGTTGGCTGCGGAATCTCCTTCTCGAGCTACATCACCCTCTTCGGACTGCCTCTCTAGTTTACTGTGACAACATTAGCGCCATTTATCTCTCTGGCAATCCGGTTCAACATCAACGTACAAAGCATATTGAACTCGATATTCATTTTGTTCGTGAGCAAGTTCAACGTGGCAGAGTTCGTATATTGCACACTCCAACGCGATTTCAAATTGCTGATATTTTCACCAAGGGATTACCGAAGGTCTTATTTGATGATTTCAGGTCTAGTCTCAACATTCGGCCACCTCtagcttcgactgcgggggtgtaa